One window of the Rhizorhabdus dicambivorans genome contains the following:
- a CDS encoding response regulator: MSEKTRILYVDDEPDIRLIVEMALKMRPEFDVRTAGSGEDALSLLRWGDWQADLVMVDVMMPGLTGPDVLAALRADPRFDKVPVVFITARARPQDIRDYVHQGAKAVITKPFDPISLASQVVALLD, encoded by the coding sequence ATGAGCGAAAAGACCCGAATCCTCTATGTCGATGACGAACCCGACATCCGCCTGATCGTCGAGATGGCGCTGAAGATGCGGCCTGAATTCGACGTGCGCACCGCCGGATCGGGCGAAGATGCGCTGTCGCTGCTGCGCTGGGGCGACTGGCAGGCCGATCTGGTGATGGTCGATGTGATGATGCCCGGGCTCACCGGCCCGGACGTCCTCGCCGCGCTGCGCGCCGATCCGCGCTTCGACAAGGTGCCGGTGGTGTTCATCACCGCCCGCGCCCGCCCGCAGGACATCCGCGACTATGTCCATCAAGGGGCCAAGGCGGTGATAACCAAGCCGTTCGACCCCATTTCGCTGGCCAGCCAGGTGGTGGCGCTGCTCGACTGA